The Candidatus Binatia bacterium region GAAGTTCCCGAAGATCATCAGCGCGGCGGTCTGGAACAAGATCATCTGCGAGAAGTCCAGCGTTCGGAGGAGCTGCGGGTTGCGCATCAACGCAACGGCGAAGACGACCCAGTACGCGGCATTCAGTGCGTACACGGCAGCCGCGGTGATCCCGGCATGCGCGCGCGCCGGGCCGATCCGGCTCGGGAACATCAGCCCGAAGAGCATGAGGCTGCCCGACGCGAGCGCTCCGCACGCGACGGTCCACGGCGTGAGCTCGTGCGCGACGAAGTAGTCGAACGTGGCGAAACCGAAGTTCGTCGAAAGCCCGAGGTTCAGTAGGAAGAAGATCTGTGTTGCGACCAGGTCCGGGCGTGCAAGCGCAGGGACGGCACCGACCAGAAGGCCGACGACGCCCCCGATGAGGAGTGGCAGGAACAGCGCCTGCCATTCTGCGGAGCTCAAGACCGCCGCGGGGAGCGTGACCTCGCGCTCCGCTCGCTTGGGGCTCTCGAGCCTGTAGCGGACCGGGGCGCCCACGGGGATCTCCTGGAGAAGCTTCTCGACCTGCGCGGCGCTGTCGACCTCGTGGCCGTTCACCGCGGTGACCCGCTCCTGGAACCGGGGAGCGGTCTTGCCCTGCTGCAGAGCCAGCGGCACGAAGAGCGACGGGCCCACTTCGCCGTTCGGCAGGATCCCGAAGCCCGGCCAGGGCTGGCCGATCCGCTCCATGCCTTGCGTCCAGCTGAAGAGCGCCATACCGAGGCCCGCCAGTGTGAGGACGAGGACCGCGGTTCGGACGACGCGAGGGCTGAGAACCGTCATGGTCGGCATCCTACCCTATTTGATGGGGTCGGTTCGGTGCGAATGTTCGGCGCCGAACGCCCTGGAACAAAATGTTGCGGGCCTGATCGGGCCGAGCTCCGGGCGGGTGGGGAGGGCATCGGGCTCGGAAACATTTCGCGCGCAACGAATCGCTTCCGAAACGGCTCGTTGCTGAGGAGTATAAAACCCTGAAAAATCAACGACTTCCGGGGGGCTAGTTGACTCAGCTCGGAGGGAGCTGCGGCGTGGGTCTGCCGGCGCGAAGGACTCGCCGCTTCGTTCGTTCCACAGGAAGTCAAGCTAAGGCTACGAACCCCTACGCCCCTCTATCTGCAGTGGTGGAGTGGGATCAACCTCAGGAAGCTATGGGTGCTGACTGGAGACCGCGACGACTTCGCCGGTCATGTAGGACGAGTAGTCACTGGCCAGGAACACGATCACGTTGGCCACTTCCCAGGTCTCCGCGGCGCGGCCGAAGGCCTCACGGGAGACCAACTCCTCGAGGAGGTCCTCCGGAGTCACCTTGGAGAGGAACTGGTGCATTGCGAGGCTGGGAGCCACCGCATTGACCCGCACCCCGGCCTCGGCCGCTTCGACGGCGGCACAGCGGGTGAGGGCCATGACTCCGGCTTTGGCCGCGGCGTAGTGGGCCTGGCCGGCCTGGGCCCGCCATCCGAGCACGGAGGCGTTGTTCACGATGACGCCGGCGCCCCGAGGCTGCATGTAACGCAGTGCGGCACGAGTCATCCGGAAGGTCCCGTTCAACGTGACGTCCAGAATCAGGTTCCACTGGTCGTCTGTCATGTCGACGAGGTTGGTGGTGCCGCCCATCCCTGCGTTGTTCACCAGGACGTCGATCCGACCGAGGTCGCTCGCGGCCGCGTCGATCAATCCCTGGACGTCGGCCTCCTTTGTCACGTTGCAGATTTTCTGATGGACGGTTCGGCCGCCTGCGACTTCCTCGAGCGCTTGGGCGGCGGAAGCCAGCCGACGGTCATGGATGTCGCTGATCATCACCGCTTCGGCGCCTTCTTCGAGTGCACGCTTGGCCGTCGAGAAACCGATCCCGGTGCCCGCGGCTGCAGTCACGAGGACGGTCTTGCCCGCGAGAAGGTTGCGACCCTCCGGATAGGGTGGGGGCGGGGCGGGCATGGCATCTCCTCTACTTTGTTGGTGTTGCGCGCGGCTCGCGCGGCAGGCCGAGGGCCCGCTCACCGATGATGTTGCGTTGGATCTGGTTCGTTCCCGCGTAAATCGTGTCGGAGCGGGCGAACAAGTACATGGCCTGCAATCGCTTTAGTTCGTACGGCGCGGCGGCGGCGATTTCCGCTTCGGGGCCGAGCACGTCCATCGCGAGCTTTCCGAGTTCCCGGTGCCACGTTGCCCAGTAGATCTTCGTGATCATCGCTCCGCGATTGAGTGTTGCGCTCTTCGCGTTGCCCAGTGTGCGGATGGCGTTGAAGCGCATGATCTTGAGACCCATCCATGCGTCGATCAGGCGCTGACGCATCACGGGGTCGTTCGCCTTGCCGTTGCGCTGGGCGATCTCGAAGATCTCTTCCAACTCGTTGGCGAACAGACTTTGCTGTCCGAGCGTCGAGGCACCCCGCTCGAACGCGAGCGTGCCCATCGCGACTTTCCATCCGTCACCGCGAGCGCCGACGATGTTGACCGCCGGAGTGCGCGCGCCATCGTAGAAGACCTCGCTGAACTCGGACGTGCCCGTGATCTGAACGATCGGTCGTACCTCGATGCCAGGCTGCTTCATGGGCACGAGAAGGTAGGAGAGCGACTTGTGGTTCGTCGCGGCGTCGGGCTCCGTCCGGCACAGGACGAAGCACCAATCGGCCCACTCGCCGCCGGAGGTCCAGACTTTCTGTCCGTGCAGCACCCACTCGTCGCCGACGAACTCGGCTTTCGTCTGGACGTTGGCGAGGTCAGAGCCCGCGTTAGGCTCGCTGTAGCCCTGGCACCAGAGCTCGTTGCCCGAGATGATTCCGGGGAGGAACTGCTTCTTCTGCTCGTCGGTTCCGAACGCGAGGATCGTTGGGCCGAGGAGGTTCTCGCTGACCTGACTCAGGCGGCCGGGACCGCCGGCTTTCGCGTACTCCTCGTGGAAGATGACCTGCTGGGTAAAGGGGAGATCTCGGCAGCCATATTCTCTGGGCCAGCCGACGCCGATCCAGCCAGCCTCGCCGAGTCGCTTTTCCCAGGCGAGCCGCTCTTCGAAAAGAGAGTGCTCGTCGCCGGGGCCGCCGCGTCCGCGTACAACGGAGAACGACCCGGACAGCTCCGCCTCGAGCCAACTCGCAAACTCGCGGCGGAAGGCTTCGTCTTCTTCGCTGAAGTGCAGGTCCATGGTGCAGGTGCTCGCGCGGTTCCGTAAGAAGGCGCGGTGCACGCTGGTATAGAAGGGGGTGCAGCGGCCCGCAACCGAGAGGATTCATCGCGCAGCGGCCATGTGGTGTGCGTCGGCGCCTTCGGCTGCTACGCGATCAGGGAGATCTGTCTACACCAGAGGGAGTACTGCGATGAGTGAAAGCACCCGCGAGCGAGGCTCGCGCATGATGAAAGACGTCTGCGGCATCGATATCCCCGTCTCGGGACGATTCGTCGAGATGACCGTGGATCATCTCTTCGGCACCGTTTGGGGCAACGAGGACCTCTCGGTTCGCGACCGCCGCCTGATCGTTCTCGGAGTCCTCGGTGCGCTCGGGGACTCGGGGAATCTCACGCTCCACATGCAGCAGGCGTTGCAGCGGGGAGACCTCACCGCGGCCGAGTTGCAGGAGACCGCGGTGCAGATCACGCATTACGCGGGCTGGCCGCGGGGAACGGCTGCGGTCCAGGCGGCCGGCGCGGCGATCGCAGCGGCAAATCCGGAAGGGAAGTCGGAGTGAGCACGCGTGTCGGGGTGGTCGGCGTCGGGAACATGGGCGCCGCGATGGCGAGAGCTGTCGGGCGGGGAGGCTTCCCCCTCACCGTGTATGACCCGAACGCCAAGGCGTGTGAGGCTCTCGCCGCAGAGGGTGCGGCCGTCGCGTCCTCGCCCCGAGAGGTAGCGGCCGCCTCGGACCTCGTCCTGATCGTCGTGCTGAACGACGATCAGGTCCGCGGTGTGCTCAGAGGCGACGACGGGATTCTGGCCGCGGCTCATCCCGGTTTGCGGGTGGTGATCCATTCGACGATTCACGTCGAGACGGTACTCGAAGTTGCTGCCACGGCTGCCGACGCCGGTGTGCCCCTCCTCGACGCCGGCGTGACCGGTTCGGTCGAGGGTGCGGAGACGGGTCAACTCGCGACGATGGTCGGTGGCGCGCCCGAGGTGCTCGAAGAGTGTCGTCCGGTCCTCGATTGCTACTCGGCGATCGTGTCGCGCATGGGAGACCTGGGCGCCGGCATGCGGGCGAAGGTCGCACGGCAGGTGATCCTGTTCCTGCAGGCGGCGGCTCTGCACGAGGGCATGCGACTGGCCGAGGCGGCGGGTGTGGATCTGCCGGAGTTGGGGAAGATGGTCGAGCAGGCGAACAAGCTGAACCGCGTTCAGGAGATGTTGTGGATGCGCGGGACGGCTCACATGGCGGACCCGGCGACCGACTTCGGGAAGAAGATGATTGCTGCCGGCAAATATACGGCCGACATTGCCGAGAAGGACCTCGGCGCGGCGTTGGGCCTCGCGAGGGATCTCAAGTTGGATCTCCCCCTCACCGCGATCGCGGTGACGCGGATGAAGGACGTCTTCGGCGCGCGCTGAGCGTTTGGGTAAGGCTCCTACCCGCGCAGCACCGCGATCGCGCGGGCAGCGAGGTTGTCGTCCGCGGGGTCCTCGGGCATGGGGAAGACGATCGCCTCGGCGAGGGCCTCGTAGGTGCTCCGAAGGATCCCGGGCAGCTCGTCGTAGGTGCCCGCGAGTAGGAAGGTGTCGAGCATTTCGTCGTCGAGGACCTCCGGGAGATCCTTCCAACGGTTCTCCCGCGTGAGCTGGTGCAGCGCCTTGCCGCGGTCGCCCCACCCGAAGAGGTCGAGACTCGGCCAGTACTGCGGCGTGGAATAGAGGAACGCTAGGCTTCGGCGCTTCTCCTCCCTCTGGGCGTCGATCGCGGCCTGGTCGCGGCCTACGCTGCAGATCGGGCCGACTTTCAGGGAGACCTTTGCATCGCCGCGTTGCCCCCTCGTCGCTCCTTTGGCGAGGCGTGGCTGGATCACCTCGCGCAGGTACCGCGGGTGGGTATTGGTCGGGTGGGTCACGAGTCCATCGGCCACCTCGCCGGCGAGCGTCGTCATCCGAGGGCCGACCGCGCCGAGGAAGATGGGGACGGGGCCCACGTCGAGTGGCTCTGGTGCGAAGAACGGCTGCATGCGCGTCAGCTTGTAGTGC contains the following coding sequences:
- a CDS encoding SDR family oxidoreductase, which translates into the protein MPAPPPPYPEGRNLLAGKTVLVTAAAGTGIGFSTAKRALEEGAEAVMISDIHDRRLASAAQALEEVAGGRTVHQKICNVTKEADVQGLIDAAASDLGRIDVLVNNAGMGGTTNLVDMTDDQWNLILDVTLNGTFRMTRAALRYMQPRGAGVIVNNASVLGWRAQAGQAHYAAAKAGVMALTRCAAVEAAEAGVRVNAVAPSLAMHQFLSKVTPEDLLEELVSREAFGRAAETWEVANVIVFLASDYSSYMTGEVVAVSSQHP
- a CDS encoding acyl-CoA dehydrogenase family protein; amino-acid sequence: MDLHFSEEDEAFRREFASWLEAELSGSFSVVRGRGGPGDEHSLFEERLAWEKRLGEAGWIGVGWPREYGCRDLPFTQQVIFHEEYAKAGGPGRLSQVSENLLGPTILAFGTDEQKKQFLPGIISGNELWCQGYSEPNAGSDLANVQTKAEFVGDEWVLHGQKVWTSGGEWADWCFVLCRTEPDAATNHKSLSYLLVPMKQPGIEVRPIVQITGTSEFSEVFYDGARTPAVNIVGARGDGWKVAMGTLAFERGASTLGQQSLFANELEEIFEIAQRNGKANDPVMRQRLIDAWMGLKIMRFNAIRTLGNAKSATLNRGAMITKIYWATWHRELGKLAMDVLGPEAEIAAAAPYELKRLQAMYLFARSDTIYAGTNQIQRNIIGERALGLPREPRATPTK
- a CDS encoding carboxymuconolactone decarboxylase family protein, with product MSESTRERGSRMMKDVCGIDIPVSGRFVEMTVDHLFGTVWGNEDLSVRDRRLIVLGVLGALGDSGNLTLHMQQALQRGDLTAAELQETAVQITHYAGWPRGTAAVQAAGAAIAAANPEGKSE
- a CDS encoding NAD(P)-dependent oxidoreductase, whose protein sequence is MSTRVGVVGVGNMGAAMARAVGRGGFPLTVYDPNAKACEALAAEGAAVASSPREVAAASDLVLIVVLNDDQVRGVLRGDDGILAAAHPGLRVVIHSTIHVETVLEVAATAADAGVPLLDAGVTGSVEGAETGQLATMVGGAPEVLEECRPVLDCYSAIVSRMGDLGAGMRAKVARQVILFLQAAALHEGMRLAEAAGVDLPELGKMVEQANKLNRVQEMLWMRGTAHMADPATDFGKKMIAAGKYTADIAEKDLGAALGLARDLKLDLPLTAIAVTRMKDVFGAR
- a CDS encoding TIGR03617 family F420-dependent LLM class oxidoreductase, which encodes MLIYANTNQRIPLADIAEHARRAERIGYDGLNVPEAVHDGLLASSLALQATTTLRVATSVLVAFTRSPMTTAVAAWDLQAYSKGRFELGLGAQVRGNVEDRYGAAWSPPVARMREFVGAIRATFACWQNGEKLAFEGEHYKLTRMQPFFAPEPLDVGPVPIFLGAVGPRMTTLAGEVADGLVTHPTNTHPRYLREVIQPRLAKGATRGQRGDAKVSLKVGPICSVGRDQAAIDAQREEKRRSLAFLYSTPQYWPSLDLFGWGDRGKALHQLTRENRWKDLPEVLDDEMLDTFLLAGTYDELPGILRSTYEALAEAIVFPMPEDPADDNLAARAIAVLRG